In Penicillium oxalicum strain HP7-1 chromosome VII, whole genome shotgun sequence, one DNA window encodes the following:
- a CDS encoding Ran GTPase-activating protein 1, whose translation MAPPKVFSLEGKGLKLDTAEDIETHIKPLLESTDYTEIRFGGNTLGVGASERLAKALATQKSLEVADLADIFTSRLLSEIPPALKSLLDALLEIASVHTVNLSDNAFGLNTQAPLVDFLSRHVPLRHLILNNNGLGPAAGTLIADALSQLAERKEEARKDGQQVAMLESIVCGRNRLENGSMEAWARAYEKHAAGMKSVKMTQNGIRQEGISHLLKNGLRHCAALEVLDLQDNTFTVTGSTALAGVLEGWTALVELGVGDCLLSARGGVKVAQALAANKNQKLQTLRLQFNEIKAEGVKALTHAAKTALPSLRRVELNGNIFSEDDPNISDLRELLEGRQEEHGTDDDPEDTWGLDELDELEEEDSEDEDEDEDEVEEDEEVQAKAEKTLEDADRAEQEKVSQKSDKDVDDLADVLGKTGL comes from the coding sequence ATGGCCCCTCCAAAGGTCTTTTCTCTCGAGGGCAAGGGTCTGAAGCTAGACACCGCTGAGGACATCGAAACCCACATCAAACCTCTTCTCGAATCTACCGATTACACTGAAATCCGCTTCGGTGGTAACACTCTCGGTGTCGGCGCCTCTGAGCGTCTTGCCAAGGCTCTCGCAACTCAGAAGAGCCTGGAAGTCGCCGATCTCGCGGACATTTTCACCTCTCGGCTTCTCTCCGAAATCCCCCCGGCCCTGAAGTCACTGCTGGATGCTCTCCTCGAAATTGCTTCTGTCCACACGGTCAACTTGTCCGACAATGCCTTCGGTCTCAACACGCAGGCACCCCTCGTCGATTTTCTGTCACGTCACGTTCCCTTGCGCCATCTCATCCTGAACAACAACGGTCTCGGTCCTGCCGCCGGTACTCTGATCGCCGACGCCCTGAGCCAGCTCGCTGAGCGCAAGGAGGAAGCTCGCAAGGATGGCCAACAGGTCGCCATGCTTGAGAGCATTGTTTGCGGGCGAAACCGTCTGGAAAACGGCAGTATGGAGGCATGGGCACGTGCCTACGAGAAACACGCTGCTGGTATGAAGTCTGTCAAGATGACTCAGAACGGAATTCGCCAGGAGGGTATCTCACATCTGTTGAAGAACGGTCTTCGTCACTGCGCCGCTCTGGAGGTTCTGGATTTGCAGGACAACACATTCACTGTGACAGGATCTACCGCACTCGCCGGAGTCCTGGAGGGTTGGACTGCATTGGTCGAGTTGGGCGTCGGGGACTGCCTGCTTTCTGCTCGGGGCGGTGTTAAGGTTGCGCAGGCCCTGGCCGCGAACAAGAACCAGAAGCTGCAAACTCTGCGTCTGCAGTTCAACGAGATCAAGGCTGAAGGTGTGAAAGCCCTCACCCACGCCGCCAAGACTGCTCTCCCCAGTCTTCGCCGTGTGGAGCTGAACGGCAACATCTTCTCCGAGGACGATCCCAACATTAGCGATTTGCGTGAACTGCTGGAGGGCCGTCAGGAGGAACATGGTACCGACGATGACCCTGAGGATACCTGGGGCTTGGATGAGCTTGATGAgcttgaggaggaggattctgaagacgaggatgaagacgaggatgaagttgaagaggacgaggaggttcaggccaaggccgagaagacTCTGGAGGATGCTGATCGTGCCGAACAGGAGAAAGTGTCCCAGAAGTCTGACAAGGatgtcgatgatctcgcTGACGTTCTCGGCAAGACCGGCTTGTAG
- a CDS encoding Dolichyl pyrophosphate Man9GlcNAc2 alpha-1,3-glucosyltransferase, with protein MAPPTASSHRPRKKRTNATPPGSNNSLIVHGDDGAQHAAFPLVSFLWAARAGVSQWLILPLTLMAVGLFRWAVSLWGYSGFNVPPMYGDLEAQRHWMEITTHLPMAKWYLYDLQYWGLDYPPLTAYHSWLCGKIGAIFDPSWFALDTSRGIEGPDVKVYMRATVFISEYLIYIPAIVTFLRRYTRMHGVHAWSASIALAAILLQPATILIDHGHFQFNTVMLGLVVASLDAILAGRMLWACIFFVGALGFKQMALYYAPVMFAYLLGVCVFPRLHVFRLLNIALITLAAFALLLAPLLYGATGTEARDLFASSPEPPLLQALSLSLNKRSLAYALLFQTTQIIHRVFPFARGLFEDKVANAWCAIHTFYKLNRFDASLLQRASLGATLSSILVPCIVIFRHPRASLLLPAMSCVAWGFFLFSFQVHEKTVLLPLLPMTLSLASDGGLSKQSRAWVGWANVLGCWTMYPLLKREELRLPYFTLTLLWAYLMGLPPTSFEIFRSQTSPDDKPLEPHLLSKLVQLAFYLVMIGWHVLEAAIPPPEGKPDLWVVINALIGAAGFGLAYLWCLWNLVVQCREIEARANAEGSQKKKQ; from the exons ATGGCCCCTCCAACTGCCTCTTCGCATCGTCCCCGCAAAAAGCGGACAAATGCGACTCCTCCAGGCTCAAACAACAGCTTGATTGTACACGGAGACGATGGAGCGCAACATGCCGCATTCCCTCTGGTCTCATTTCTATGGGCCGCTCGTGCAGGCGTCTCTCAATGGCTGATTCTGCCCTTGACACTCATGGCTGTCGGTCTTTTTCGGTGGGCTGTCAGTCTATGGGGGTACTCTG GGTTCAATGTTCCTCCAATGTACGGCGATCTTGAAGCTCAAAGGCACTGGATGGAGATCACAACCCATTTGCCCATGGCCAAATGGTACCTTTATGATCTGCAATATTGGGGTCTAGACTATCCTCCCTTGACAGCTTACCATAGCTGGCTCTGTGGCAAAAT TGGCGCGATCTTTGATCCTTCGTGGTTCGCCTTGGACACTTCGCGGGGCATTGAAGGGCCCGATGTGAAGGTCTACATGCGCGCAACCGTCTTCATCTCCGAATATCTCATCTATATTCCCGCCATTGTCACATTCCTTCGCCGATATACCCGCATGCATGGTGTCCATGCATGGTCGGCCTCCATTGCTCTGGCTGCCATCCTTCTACAACCGGCAACTATCTTGATTGACCATGGTCACTTCCAATTCAATACGGTGATGTTGGGTCTTGTGGTCGCTAGCTTGGATGCCATTCTCGCTGGCCGTATGCTGTGGGCCTGTATATTTTTTGTCGGCGCCCTGGGCTTCAAGCAAATGGCTCTCTACTATGCGCCCGTCATGTTCGCATACCTACTGGGCGTGTGTGTCTTTCCGCGCCTCCACGTCTTTCGACTCCTCAACATTGCGCTGATTACCCTCGCGGCATTCGCTCTACTTCTTGCTCCGCTCTTATATGGGGCCACGGGTACAGAGGCACGCGATCTTTTCGCATCGTCCCCAGAGCCCCCACTTTTGCAGGCGCTGTCTTTGTCTCTGAATAAGAGGTCATTAGCCTATGCTCTGCTCTTTCAAACAACACAGATCATCCATCGCGTGTTCCCATTCGCCCGAGGTCTATTCGAGGACAAGGTTGCCAATGCTTGGTGTGCCATCCACACCTTCTACAAGCTTAACCGCTTCGATGCCTCCTTGTTACAGAGAGCATCCTTAGGTGCTACGCTAAGCTCAATACTTGTCCCTTGTATTGTTATATTCCGCCATCCTCGGGCTTCTTTGCTCCTCCCGGCCATGTCCTGCGTAGCCTGGggcttcttccttttctccttccAGGTTCATGAGAAGACCGTTCTTCTGCCACTCCTCCCCATGACCCTTTCTCTGGCTAGTGATGGCGGGCTCAGCAAACAGAGCCGCGCCTGGGTTGGTTGGGCCAATGTGCTCGGCTGCTGGACCATGTACCCCCTTCTTAAACGCGAAGAATTGCGGTTGCCGTATTTCACCTTGACCCTGCTCTGGGCCTATTTGATGGGACTTCCCCCAACCTCTTTTGAAATATTCCGCAGCCAAACATCCCCTGATGACAAGCCGTTGGAACCTCACCTTCTCAGCAAGCTCGTGCAATTGGCCTTCTACCTGGTTATGATTGGCTGGCATGTTCTGGAAGCCGCCATACCTCCTCCCGAAGGCAAGCCTGATTTGTGGGTAGTGATCAATGCCTTGATTGGTGCAGCAGGTTTCGGGCTGGCTTATTTGTGGTGTTTGTGGAACTTGGTCGTTCAGTGCCGCGAGATCGAAGCTCGCGCCAACGCTGAGGGAagtcagaaaaagaagcagtgA
- a CDS encoding Protein gar2, translating to MSKTKVSTKADKKVSKTLSKVKDAGVTKATSSPAAKSKDVARKAAAKESKSSKKNKKKEPTPSSSSESESDSDEDMKDASSSSESESESEDEKPVKKETKKVEKKVVKEESSDSESSSSESESESEDEKPAAKKVAKKESSSESESSDSESESESEDEKPATKKAEKVAKKEETSESSDSDSDSESEDEAPAKAEKAEKESSSSDSSDSESESGSDSSDSESEAEKPSKKRKAEEESTPVAKKSKSEDAPEGASANLFVGNLSWNVDEEWLKSEFAEFGELTGCRIVTDRESGRSRGFGYVEYASAADAAKAFEAKKGTELDGRTINLDYATGRQNNQQEGGRERAQTRAKSFGDSTSPESDTLFVGNLPFSASEDALRDVFGEQGTILGIRLPTNPDDGRPKGFGYVQFSSVDEARAAHSALQGVDVEGRPLRLDFSTPRPPREGGGFGGRGGGGFGGRGGGGFGGRGGGGRGGRGGRGASAAVVVARAATTRPRVASLSSRAPRSPSKLRGVSSFPLCFCY from the exons ATGTCGAAGACCAAGGTTTCCACCAAGGCTGACAAGAAGGTGTCCAAGACCCTgtccaaggtcaaggacGCCGGTGTCACCAAGGCTACTTCCTCCCCTGCTGCCAAGTCTAAGGACGTTGCTCGCAAGGCTGCTGCCAAGGAGTCCAAGTCCTCtaagaagaacaagaagaaggagccCACTCCCAGCTCATCCTCCGAGTCTGAGTCTGACAGTGATGAGGACATGAAGGatgcttcctcctcctccgagagcgagagcgagagcgaggatgagaagcctgtcaagaaggagaccaagaaggtcgagaagaaggtcGTGAAGGAGGAGTCTTCTGACTCTGAgtcctcttcttccgagTCTGAGTCCGAGTCTGAGGACGAGAAGCCTGCTGCCAAGAAGGTTGCCAAGAAGGAGTCATCCTCCGAGTCCGAGTCTTCCGACTCTGAGTCTGAGTCCGAGTCAGAGGATGAGAAGCCTGCTAccaagaaggccgagaaggttgccaagaaggaggagactTCTGAGTcctccgactccgactcTGACTCTGAGTCAGAGGATGAGGCTCCCGCTAAGGCtgagaaggccgagaag GagtcctcttcctctgatTCCTCCGATTCCGAGTCCGAGTCCGGATCTGACAGCTCTGACTCCGAGTCTGAGGCTGAGAAGCCCtccaagaagcgcaaggctgaGGAGGAGTCCACCCCCGTTGCTAAGAAGTCCAAGAGCGAGGATGCTCCCGAGGGTGCCTCCGCCAACCTCTTCGTCGGTAATCTTTCATGGAACGTCGACGAGGAGTGGCTCAAGAGTGAGTTCGCCGAGTTCGGTGAGCTCACTGGCTGCCGTATCGTGACCGACCGTGAGTCTGGCCGCTCCCGTGGCTTCGGCTACGTTGAGTACGCCAGCGCCGCCGATGCCGCCAAGGCcttcgaggccaagaagggtaCCGAGCTCGATGGTCGCACCATCAACTTGGACTATGCTACCGGTCGTCAGAACAACCAGCAGGAGGGTGGCCGTGAGCGTGCTCAGACCCGTGCCAAGAGCTTCGGTGACTCCACCAGCCCCGAGAGTGACACTCTCTTCGTTGGCAACCTGCCCTTCAGCGCTTCCGAGGATGCTCTGCGTGACGTCTTCGGTGAGCAGGGTACCATTCTGGGAATCCGTCTGCCCACCAACCCCGATGACGGCCGCCCCAAGGGCTTCGGCTACGTGCAGTTCTCGTCTGTTGACGAGGCTCGTGCCGCCCACTCTGCCCTCCAGGGTGTTGACGTCGAGGGCCGTCCCCTGCGTCTGGACTTCAGCACTCCCCGTCCTCCTCGTGAGGGTGGTGGCTTCGGTGGTCGCGGCGGCGGTGGCTTCggaggccgtggtggtggtggcttcGGCGGTCGCGGCGGCGGTGGCCGTGGCGGtcgtggtggccgtggtgcTTCggcggccgtggtggtggccaGGGCGGCTACAACAAGGCCAAGGGTAGCATCCCTGAGTTCAAGGGCACCAAGGTCACCTTCTAAACTACGAGGCGTCTCGTCGTTTCCGCTTTGCTTTTGCTACTGA